In Fimbriimonadaceae bacterium, the following proteins share a genomic window:
- a CDS encoding tyrosine-type recombinase/integrase encodes MEANVLTERVEWFLDHLRVELGASEHTIDAYRGDLYKAAAFFEALGVDAWGAVDPPLVRRYQTSLGPLLSVSTTQRRLSSLRSLLKFLKRRGEGPQGDLPSTGGLRRPKRLPKALGVEQLEALLGVPDVATERGLRDRALLELIYGAGLRVSEAVGLTLDAVDLLEGAVRVTGKRGKTRWVPLPEGTKLWVSRYVRDARPRLLKRPLGELVVSDRGRPMCRQVVHRLLQRAARRAGLPPGIGPHTLRHTYAVHLLKGGADLRAVQELLGHESIATTQVYTQLDLDEVRRKYLQAHPRK; translated from the coding sequence ATGGAAGCGAACGTCCTGACCGAAAGGGTCGAGTGGTTTCTCGACCACCTCCGCGTCGAGCTGGGAGCCAGCGAGCACACGATCGACGCCTATCGAGGCGACCTGTACAAGGCCGCGGCTTTCTTCGAGGCGCTGGGCGTGGATGCGTGGGGCGCGGTCGATCCACCGCTGGTCAGGCGGTATCAGACCTCGCTGGGCCCCCTGCTTTCCGTCTCGACGACCCAGCGCCGCCTCTCGTCGCTTCGCTCGCTCCTCAAGTTCCTCAAGCGGCGTGGCGAGGGGCCGCAGGGGGACCTCCCCTCCACGGGAGGGTTGCGCCGCCCCAAACGGCTCCCGAAAGCGCTGGGCGTCGAACAACTCGAGGCGCTCCTCGGTGTGCCCGACGTGGCGACGGAGCGGGGACTTCGCGATCGGGCCCTGCTCGAGTTGATCTACGGCGCGGGGCTTCGGGTGAGCGAGGCCGTCGGATTGACGCTCGACGCGGTGGATCTGCTCGAGGGTGCGGTTCGGGTCACGGGTAAGCGCGGCAAGACTCGGTGGGTGCCTCTGCCCGAAGGGACGAAGCTCTGGGTGTCGCGGTACGTGCGCGATGCGCGCCCCCGATTGCTCAAGCGTCCCCTCGGCGAGCTTGTCGTCAGCGATCGTGGGCGCCCCATGTGTCGCCAAGTCGTCCATCGCCTGTTGCAGCGCGCCGCGCGTCGGGCGGGCCTGCCCCCGGGGATCGGTCCCCACACGCTCAGACACACCTACGCCGTGCACCTCTTGAAGGGTGGAGCCGATTTGCGCGCGGTCCAAGAGCTGCTGGGCCACGAATCGATCGCGACGACCCAGGTGTACACGCAACTCGACCTCGACGAGGTTCGGCGCAAATACCTTCAGGCTCACCCGCGAAAGTAG
- a CDS encoding glycosyltransferase family 39 protein, with protein sequence MPQSPAPSPSSERTVQGLALGLVVLAFLIRLLGVGWGLPNALHNQSYHPDELVIWSYAQQIEPSKLHFDPGFYNYGTLYLTLLRVASDVVSAYSGAEGWAAIGQMHLAGRLLSVLFGAGTVWFVFQMLRRRTHLFGAALGAAALTLAPGHVVHSRFQTVDVTAGFFLAGALYFALELFRPLRSEDAPEGRIRSDLWLAVASGAFAGLSAGTKYTGILALLALFVALGFERRPGWLRLAGIGTLASLSVFVLVTPGALLNTGKFLTDVRFEMLHTSTGHGLVFAGYPSGFLVHAFNLAVGFGAVMAVMGAVGLAGAAWRRRGWALALLGFAAPYAVLIGRADVLFLRYTFPLMIVLAVGFGAFVGWAHQRRGYAMAWVALGILGVGGLDGAGARGTAVMTAWMMGADPRDEAALELEKATKGQPDERVGVPSDPWFYTVPLYPDTGLPRSVPFAKRDEARRAAVEPQVVQFVPEDPDQRFDWDVRLLTEIAPEYVVFSSFEWNDVGRLQGMTGLDPVVRLQVERAAAFRKELERRYKLERVYGWPTVPVHDLQYIRPTVWVWKRTS encoded by the coding sequence GTGCCGCAGAGCCCCGCTCCGTCGCCGTCGTCTGAACGGACGGTCCAAGGACTCGCCTTGGGGCTCGTCGTGCTGGCGTTTCTCATCCGATTGCTCGGCGTGGGTTGGGGCCTTCCCAACGCGCTCCACAACCAGAGTTACCACCCCGACGAGTTGGTGATCTGGTCGTACGCCCAGCAGATCGAGCCCTCGAAACTGCACTTTGACCCGGGCTTCTACAACTACGGAACTCTGTACCTCACGCTGCTGCGGGTCGCGTCCGACGTTGTTTCCGCATACTCCGGCGCGGAGGGCTGGGCTGCGATTGGGCAGATGCACCTTGCTGGCCGCCTGCTCAGCGTGCTGTTCGGTGCCGGAACGGTGTGGTTCGTGTTTCAGATGTTGCGGCGTCGCACGCACCTGTTCGGGGCGGCGCTCGGCGCCGCCGCGCTGACCCTGGCGCCCGGCCACGTGGTGCACTCGCGCTTTCAAACCGTCGATGTCACCGCCGGGTTCTTTCTCGCGGGCGCCCTCTACTTTGCGCTGGAGCTGTTTCGGCCACTCCGGTCGGAAGATGCTCCGGAGGGTCGGATCCGCTCGGACCTCTGGCTGGCGGTTGCGTCCGGTGCGTTCGCGGGTCTCTCGGCCGGCACCAAGTACACGGGCATCCTCGCGCTGCTGGCCTTGTTCGTCGCCCTGGGGTTCGAACGGAGGCCCGGGTGGTTGCGCCTTGCGGGAATCGGCACGCTCGCCTCGCTATCCGTCTTCGTGCTCGTGACGCCCGGGGCGCTCCTGAACACGGGCAAATTCCTCACCGACGTTCGGTTCGAGATGCTGCACACGTCGACGGGGCACGGTCTTGTGTTCGCCGGGTATCCCAGTGGTTTTCTCGTCCACGCGTTCAACCTCGCCGTGGGGTTTGGCGCGGTCATGGCGGTCATGGGAGCGGTCGGCCTCGCGGGCGCAGCGTGGCGGCGGAGAGGCTGGGCGCTGGCGCTCCTGGGTTTCGCGGCACCTTACGCCGTACTGATCGGGCGCGCCGACGTTCTCTTTCTGCGTTACACGTTTCCCCTCATGATCGTTCTCGCGGTGGGATTCGGAGCGTTCGTGGGATGGGCGCACCAGCGACGCGGCTACGCGATGGCTTGGGTCGCGTTGGGCATCCTCGGAGTGGGCGGCTTGGACGGCGCCGGAGCGCGCGGGACCGCGGTGATGACCGCGTGGATGATGGGCGCAGACCCTCGCGATGAAGCCGCCTTGGAGCTCGAGAAGGCGACCAAGGGGCAGCCGGACGAGCGGGTGGGCGTCCCTTCCGACCCCTGGTTCTACACCGTGCCGCTTTACCCCGATACGGGCCTGCCCAGGTCCGTACCGTTTGCCAAGCGCGACGAGGCGCGCCGAGCCGCCGTGGAACCGCAGGTCGTGCAGTTTGTGCCGGAGGACCCGGACCAGCGGTTCGATTGGGACGTGCGGCTGCTCACCGAGATCGCACCGGAGTACGTGGTGTTCAGCAGCTTCGAATGGAACGACGTGGGGCGCCTTCAAGGGATGACGGGCCTCGACCCGGTCGTCCGGCTCCAAGTCGAAAGGGCAGCGGCGTTTCGGAAGGAGTTGGAGCGCCGCTACAAGCTTGAGCGCGTGTACGGTTGGCCCACGGTGCCGGTGCACGACCTGCAATACATCCGTCCCACAGTATGGGTATGGAAGCGAACGTCCTGA